The following coding sequences are from one Nodularia sp. LEGE 06071 window:
- the thrS gene encoding threonine--tRNA ligase — protein sequence MVQQPMSPNSTLNPSEQPEKIYLPRTSESETLKQIRHTASHVMAMAVQKLFPKAQVTIGPWIENGFYYDFDSPEPFSENDLKAIKKEMVKIINRKLPVLREEVSREEAEKRISAIQEPYKLEILGDIKQEPITIYHLGNEWWDLCAGPHVENTSELNPKAIELESVAGAYWRGDETKAQLQRIYATAWETPEQLAEYKRRKEEALRRDHRKLGKELGLFIFSEQVGPGLPLWTPKGTLLRSVLEDFLKKEQLKRGYLPVVTPHIARVDLFKTSGHWQKYKEDMFPLMSDDEEAAALEQGFVLKPMNCPFHIQIYKNELRSYRELPIRFAEFGTVYRYEQSGELGGLTRVRGFTVDDSHLFVTPEQLDNEFLNVVDLILSVFKSLQLKNFKARLSFRDPASDKYIGSDEIWDKAEGAIRRAVEKLGMNYFEGIGEAAFYGPKLDFIFSDALEREWQLGTVQVDYNLPERFDLEYVAEDGSRQRPVMIHRAPFGSLERLIGILIEEYAGDFPLWLAPVQARLLPVGEAQLDFAKDVAAKMVAEGIRAEVDTSGDRLGKLIRNAEKQKIPVMAVIGAKEVESNSLSIRTRASGELGAIPVDEVVDKMKNAIANFDNF from the coding sequence ATGGTTCAGCAGCCGATGTCGCCAAATTCAACTCTCAATCCATCAGAACAACCTGAAAAAATTTATTTACCTCGTACCAGCGAATCGGAAACATTAAAGCAGATTCGCCACACAGCTTCCCATGTAATGGCAATGGCGGTACAAAAGCTGTTTCCTAAAGCGCAAGTTACAATCGGTCCCTGGATTGAAAACGGTTTTTACTACGACTTCGATAGTCCAGAACCATTTAGCGAAAATGATTTGAAAGCCATCAAGAAAGAGATGGTGAAGATTATTAATCGCAAATTACCAGTTCTGCGCGAAGAAGTCAGCCGGGAAGAAGCCGAAAAAAGGATTTCAGCAATTCAGGAACCTTACAAACTCGAAATCCTGGGAGATATTAAACAAGAACCGATCACAATTTACCATCTGGGGAATGAATGGTGGGATTTGTGCGCGGGACCTCATGTAGAAAATACCAGCGAATTAAACCCCAAAGCTATTGAATTAGAAAGTGTAGCCGGTGCTTATTGGCGTGGGGATGAAACCAAGGCGCAGTTACAACGCATCTATGCGACTGCGTGGGAAACTCCAGAACAACTGGCTGAGTATAAGCGGCGCAAAGAAGAAGCGTTACGAAGAGATCACCGTAAACTTGGTAAGGAACTGGGATTATTTATATTTTCCGAGCAAGTGGGGCCGGGTTTACCCTTGTGGACTCCTAAAGGTACTTTGTTGCGGAGTGTGTTAGAAGATTTCCTCAAAAAGGAACAACTCAAACGGGGTTATTTACCTGTAGTCACGCCGCACATTGCGAGAGTCGATTTATTTAAAACTTCTGGACACTGGCAGAAGTATAAGGAAGATATGTTTCCCCTGATGTCGGACGATGAGGAAGCCGCAGCTTTAGAGCAAGGTTTTGTCCTCAAGCCGATGAATTGCCCCTTTCATATCCAAATATACAAGAATGAGTTACGTTCCTATCGGGAATTACCAATTAGATTTGCCGAATTTGGTACTGTTTACCGCTACGAACAATCAGGAGAATTGGGTGGTTTAACCAGAGTGCGCGGTTTTACTGTGGATGATTCGCACCTGTTTGTCACTCCCGAACAGCTAGACAATGAATTTCTCAATGTGGTGGACTTGATTTTGTCGGTGTTTAAGAGTCTGCAATTGAAGAATTTTAAAGCTAGACTCAGTTTCCGCGATCCAGCCAGTGATAAGTATATTGGTTCTGATGAAATTTGGGATAAAGCCGAAGGTGCAATTCGCCGCGCGGTGGAAAAGTTGGGAATGAATTACTTTGAGGGGATTGGGGAAGCGGCGTTTTATGGCCCCAAACTAGATTTTATCTTTAGTGATGCTTTAGAACGAGAATGGCAATTAGGAACGGTTCAGGTAGATTACAACTTACCAGAACGCTTTGATTTGGAATACGTGGCTGAAGATGGTTCCCGCCAACGTCCTGTGATGATTCACCGTGCGCCGTTTGGTTCTTTAGAACGGCTGATTGGGATTTTGATTGAAGAGTACGCTGGTGATTTTCCTTTATGGTTAGCACCTGTGCAAGCGAGATTGTTACCAGTGGGTGAAGCACAGCTAGATTTTGCTAAGGATGTCGCCGCGAAAATGGTGGCTGAAGGTATTCGTGCAGAAGTGGATACCAGTGGCGATCGCTTGGGTAAACTCATCCGCAATGCAGAGAAGCAAAAAATCCCAGTCATGGCGGTGATCGGAGCTAAAGAAGTTGAATCTAACAGCTTGAGTATCCGTACCCGTGCTTCTGGGGAATTGGGAGCTATTCCTGTGGATGAAGTGGTGGATAAAATGAAGAATGCGATCGCTAACTTCGATAACTTCTAA
- a CDS encoding DUF2605 domain-containing protein: protein MRDSNLPGAEMLKTVLEPLLEDFNYWFARSRELLETGQLSFMSHEEQSDLLLRVKQAQDELNAAKMLFTATDGQVGIEMTTLIPWHRLVTECWNLSMRSRQAHSVSDFAAG from the coding sequence ATGCGAGACTCGAATTTACCAGGGGCTGAGATGCTGAAAACGGTATTAGAACCTCTGCTGGAGGATTTTAATTATTGGTTTGCGCGATCGCGTGAATTGTTGGAAACCGGGCAACTCTCATTTATGAGTCACGAAGAGCAATCAGATTTACTTTTGCGAGTCAAGCAAGCGCAAGATGAACTAAACGCAGCAAAGATGCTATTTACCGCCACGGATGGACAAGTCGGGATTGAAATGACCACCTTAATACCTTGGCACCGCTTGGTAACAGAATGCTGGAATCTATCAATGCGCTCTCGTCAGGCACATTCAGTCTCAGATTTTGCTGCTGGTTGA
- the thrB gene encoding homoserine kinase — MSVISSITITVPATTANLGPGFDCIGAALTLYNKFKFTRLDEGGLIIDVTGAEAERVQTDESNLLYQAFVKFYQYIGQTPPSVKMEIQLGVPLARGLGSSATAIVGGLVGANQLAGAPLTQLQVMELAIAMEGHPDNVVPALLGGCRLAATSADNWEICDIPWNENIVPVLAIPDFELSTSEARQVLPTQVSRADAIFNTAHLGLLLRGLQTGKGEWLSTALQDRLHQPYRQALIPGYDAVNAAAMKAGAYGMVISGAGPTLLALVDKLHSQAVEAAMLSAWQSTGITATVRSLSLDTQGASYQG; from the coding sequence ATGTCTGTTATTTCTAGTATCACTATTACCGTTCCTGCCACTACAGCTAACTTGGGGCCTGGTTTTGACTGTATCGGTGCAGCTTTAACGCTGTACAACAAGTTCAAATTCACTCGCTTAGATGAGGGTGGATTAATTATTGATGTCACAGGTGCAGAAGCTGAACGGGTGCAAACCGATGAAAGTAATCTACTCTATCAGGCTTTTGTGAAGTTCTATCAATATATAGGACAGACACCGCCATCGGTAAAAATGGAAATTCAGCTTGGTGTACCATTGGCGAGAGGTTTGGGTAGTTCAGCTACAGCCATTGTCGGCGGGTTGGTTGGTGCTAATCAACTGGCGGGTGCGCCTTTGACTCAATTACAGGTGATGGAATTAGCGATCGCAATGGAAGGACATCCTGATAATGTCGTACCAGCCCTATTGGGGGGATGTCGTCTCGCTGCTACCAGTGCCGATAATTGGGAGATTTGTGATATTCCCTGGAATGAAAATATTGTCCCAGTCCTAGCTATTCCTGATTTTGAGCTTTCCACCAGTGAAGCCCGGCAAGTTTTACCTACTCAGGTGAGTCGTGCAGATGCAATTTTCAACACAGCACATTTGGGGTTATTGTTACGCGGTTTGCAAACAGGTAAGGGAGAATGGTTAAGCACAGCTTTACAAGATAGATTGCATCAACCATATCGCCAAGCTTTGATTCCTGGTTACGATGCTGTGAATGCAGCTGCAATGAAAGCCGGTGCTTATGGCATGGTAATTAGTGGTGCAGGGCCGACACTGTTAGCTTTAGTAGATAAGTTGCATTCTCAGGCTGTAGAAGCGGCGATGTTATCAGCTTGGCAATCAACAGGAATTACAGCCACAGTGCGATCGCTTTCTCTGGATACCCAAGGTGCAAGCTACCAAGGATAA
- a CDS encoding DUF6972 family protein — MSLIDRELTLDTKHVAKHLPDTPQMQQLLQKEGSAHIFIDEATIYIVAQAIIEQGEFTGMIRGHERYGLYFAEPIGYRLSIDGGKIPLYYAEMKVKGNKYHVIPRTKPSR; from the coding sequence ATGAGTTTAATTGACCGTGAACTAACTCTCGACACTAAACACGTTGCCAAGCATCTCCCAGATACTCCTCAAATGCAACAGCTACTGCAAAAAGAAGGAAGCGCTCATATATTTATTGATGAAGCGACAATATATATAGTTGCTCAAGCAATCATAGAGCAAGGAGAATTTACAGGGATGATTCGCGGACATGAACGCTATGGATTATACTTTGCCGAACCAATTGGATATCGTCTCAGTATTGATGGCGGTAAAATCCCACTTTATTACGCTGAAATGAAAGTAAAAGGAAACAAATACCATGTTATCCCACGCACAAAACCTAGTAGATAA
- a CDS encoding Rpn family recombination-promoting nuclease/putative transposase, translated as MRRDSIFYQLFQQSPTLLFELLTNPPANAEAYRFDSVAVKEPKFEIDGVFLPPENESPGVVYFCEVQFQKDEKLYERVFAESSLYFYRNSDRFSDWQAVIIYPSRSIEQSNIYPHRGFLNGNQVHRVYLDELGDIRQLPLWVALMVLTTVDSEQAPSEAKYLLERSACEEAETASSAIIELVTTIMVYKFEKLSRREVEAMLGITLKETRVYREIKEEGREEGREEGREEGLQRERSLILRLLTRRVGELPPDVRQRVETLSLEELENLGEALLDFSSMADLQSWLD; from the coding sequence ATGCGCCGAGATTCCATATTTTATCAACTATTTCAACAATCACCGACTTTATTATTTGAACTATTGACAAATCCGCCAGCAAATGCTGAGGCATATCGCTTTGATTCGGTGGCTGTCAAAGAACCTAAATTTGAAATTGACGGGGTATTTTTACCACCAGAAAATGAAAGTCCAGGTGTGGTGTATTTTTGCGAAGTGCAATTTCAAAAGGACGAAAAACTCTATGAAAGAGTATTTGCTGAATCCTCATTATATTTCTACCGCAACAGTGACAGATTTAGTGATTGGCAAGCAGTAATAATTTATCCATCACGCAGTATTGAACAAAGTAATATTTATCCCCATCGTGGCTTCCTGAATGGTAACCAGGTGCATCGAGTGTATTTGGATGAATTGGGAGATATTCGTCAATTACCTTTATGGGTAGCATTGATGGTATTAACCACTGTAGACTCAGAACAAGCACCCTCTGAGGCTAAGTATTTACTTGAACGTTCCGCTTGTGAGGAAGCAGAAACCGCAAGTAGCGCCATAATTGAATTAGTTACCACAATCATGGTGTACAAGTTTGAAAAATTAAGCCGCAGGGAGGTTGAAGCGATGCTAGGAATCACACTCAAAGAAACGCGAGTTTACCGGGAAATCAAGGAAGAAGGTCGGGAAGAAGGTCGAGAAGAAGGTCGAGAAGAAGGATTACAAAGAGAAAGATCACTCATCTTAAGACTCCTAACTCGACGAGTGGGAGAATTACCCCCAGATGTGCGTCAGCGTGTGGAAACTCTCTCTTTAGAAGAATTAGAAAATCTGGGTGAAGCCTTGCTTGATTTTAGCAGTATGGCTGATTTGCAGTCGTGGTTAGACTAG